The Mucilaginibacter rubeus genomic interval TGGAAACAGAAGTGAACCGGGCGGAATTTCCTTAACGTACCACTCCGTATCCAGCAAAACCGAAAAAAAGAAATCCATGATTTTCTTAACAGCTTCAACGGTAACGTCCGCCAGATCTGTCATCTCGAATACATAGGTCCTGACCGGGACGAATCCCCCTTTCACCATGTAAAGATGCCCTAAACCATAGGCTAAGCCGTCATTTGCGGGGCCGGTATGCACACGGACTACCAGTTCAGTTCCCTTAATCAGGGTTTCCGTTCCCTTGTTAATTACTTCGTATCCCATAGCTATCCTTTTTTCGTTTACAAATTTATGCTAAAAATATTAGCAAATACAAAAACAAGATGATAATTTTGATGTCTCAAAAAGGGGAGGAGCGCAAATGCTGAGATTGAAGCAACATCGGGAGAAAAGAGATGTACTGGGGTTCCGGCTTCCGATGCTGACGCATGAGGAACCGGAACTGGACATATCGGAGATCATTGTCATGGATCCCGATAATACTTTTTTTATGCGTATGGGCAGCGACTCGATGCGGGGGCACTGCATCCTCAAAGATCATGTGCTGGTCATCGACCGTACGCTGCAACCAGTTCCTGGCAGTATTGTCGTTTTTTTCCATGAGGGCGGCTTTTACACCCGCGAATATCAGCCGCAGGGAACAAAATTGATCCTGAAAGCCGACGAACCTAAAGATTCGATCTCCATTGAAAACAGTGAGACCTGGGTTTGCTGGGGAGTGGTTACACTGACACTTAATCCGGTCTTGCAGCCGCAACACAGAACAGGGAGGTACGCACGTGTTTGCACATGTTGATATTAATAACTGTTATGTGAGCTGCGAGCGGTTATTTAACCCGGCGCTCGAAGGCAGGGTAGTGGTCGTCCTGTCGAACAATGACGGCTGCGTGATCGCCCGCAGCATCGAGGCCAAGGCCATCGGTATTAAAATGGCTGACGCGGAATTCATGGTCAGGCAAAACCTGAAGGAAAACAATGCCGCCATTTTCAGCAGCAACTACGCGCTGTATGCCGACATGAGCGCCCGTTTGATGAATAACCTGGCGCGTTATACCTATACATTGATGGTGTATAGCATCGATGAGGCATTTATGGCACTGGGTAATATCAGTGATCTGGACCTTGAAAAACATACCGCCGCGATCAGTGAGAATGTGATGCGACATACCGGTTTACCGATCACGGTTGGTGTCGGGCCAACGATGGCGCTGGCCAAGCTGGCCAATAAAGCCGCCAAAAAACAAAAGCGAAACTTTCTTGTGCTGGACACGGATGAAAAGGTAGATGCTACAGTTCGTGATTTTCCGATTGAAGATGTTTGGGGAGTCGGCCATCAATACTATCATAAACTCACAGAATTCGGCGTAAAGACCGCCCATGATTTCCGTGAATTGAAAGCCGATTTTGTGCGTCAGCATATGACCGTGCAGGGCTGGAGACTACACCAGGAACTCTGGGGCAAGCCCTGTAATATCATTAAAGATGTCGCGGAACGTTCCAAAGGAATTGAAAGCAGCCAGAGTTTCAATAGTTACCAGACTGAATTGGAACCCTTAGAGGAGGCCGTGGCCATGCATGCCGCGACAGTGGCACTGAAGCTGCGTCAGCAGCAAAGCATGGCGCTCACGCTGACCATTTACCTTCGGACCAACAAGCATAATGTTAAACATGACCAGCACTATCCCAGCATCACGGTTAAAGTACCTTTTGCTGCAAACACTACCTACCAGCTCACGCGGGTAGCGGTACAGGCCATCCGTGCTATTTACCAGCCCGGTTACAATTACCTGAAAACAGGGGTAAGGGCGACGGGCATTATTCCCGCCGGGGAAGTACAATACCATATGTTTTCCGTCTATGAGCACAGCAAAGAGCAAAAGCTATCCGAACTGATGGATGGCCTGAATAGCCGCTATGGCCGCGGTACAGTACGCCTCGGAGCGGATAGCTTTGAGCGTAAATGGATCATGAAACAGGAATTTCTAAGCCATCAGTATACCACGGACTGGAAGGATATTATCGTTACCCAATAAACCCGTTATGACGCCTTATTCAAACAGCAGGTTGTATGAAATATTGAAGAAAGAACTTATGGCATGGGTATGGAATAATCCCCGGCTGCTTCATAAGATCACCCGCTTTAACCTGGAATTTCTTTTTGAGTTCGATCCGCAACGCGGTTTGTCCATAGACCTGCGGCGCTTCGATCATGAATACTACAAAACAGTTTTTTATCCGCCTGAGGAAAAGAAACAACATATTGATGAATTCGTCCGCAAATGCTGCCTGGTCATTAGCCAGCAACTGGCCCGTGCCGGCAAAACAGACCTGACGATCACGGTTACCGTTCGACATATGATCTCAGAGGTCAGCCATTGGCATACCTTTTTCATTGATGAACGTTATAACGGAAAAAAAACGGCTGAACTGAAAAAAAAGGAAACGGACTGGCATTACAGGTTCGATCACGATTAACAGCCCGCCCCGTTTAGCAACAGGCTTTAGGTAACATAAGGTCAGCCTGAAGGTCAGTGTGACATGGCATTTAATTTCTAAATTAATTTTTTTCTTATTTACTAAATTGATTAGTTTTGTATTTCTAATATTTTTAGCAATATGTGTGGGCATGTAGAAATAGGGGAACAAAAAGATCTGAAGATCATCACACGTGACGGTGGCGCTTATACAGCAAAAAGCAATACCGCAGGTAACCCGGGATCAATGCTGCCGGTGGTTACCGACACTATGCCAGGCAAAGTGCAGCAATTCCGTTGGGGGCTGCTCTCGCTGGACGATGACCGTATCCATAGTAAAAACAAACATGCGCGCGTCGAATCGCTTTTCCTCGTGCCGCTTTGGAGCGAGCTTGTCGGTAAAAAACATTGCGTTGTTCGTGTCCAGGCCTATTTCGAATATAATCCTGGGCAGCAGGTTACCTATAAAGTTGAAAGGGCAGACGGCCAACCTATGTATATCGCCGGGCTTTGGGATATCTGGATCGATATCAAAACCAATATCCTGATCCCTACATTTGTCATGATCACCGTTCCTCCGAATTCGGCTATAGCCGGCATACACGACCGGATGCCCGCGATCATGGAACGAGCAGATGTTAAAGACTGGATTAACGGCAGTCTAAGCGGCCAGGAGCGGGTGAAGGAATTGCGTATGAAGCCCTGCCCGCCGCAAAACATGCTCATTACTGTTCATAAAGATCATAAATAGCCAAAATCTGATATAATTAAATACTACGACGTGACAGCATTAATTCCAGGCCGTAGTTTTCATGCGGTCGGCCAAATCCGATGTATGCTGCAATGGATGATTAGTTCAGATTGACGGTAAATAAATGCCTTGTTTTATTACTTTGCAAGTTCGGCGTTTACAGCTATGTTCAGATGGTGACTTTGACGTGGCGTAGCTCCTCATATAATTCGATCACTTTTTTCTGAAGGTCCGCCAATTCCAGTTCACGGTTCCGAACTTTGGCATTTAGTTTCCCAAGTGTTTCTGAATCAGTATCAGATCGTGCTGTGCCTAAGCTCAATAATTCGGTAACCGGCAGTTCAAATAGCTTGGCGATTTGTTCCAGCCTGGATAAATTGATATCCGTAACACCAGTTTCAATTTTGGAGAATGCGGGAATTGATATAGCTAACTGCCTCGCTGTTTCTTCCTGGCTCCAGCCTTTTTGGTGCCGTAGCAGGCGAATGTTTTTCCCGAGATTTTTCATTAAATAAAAGTTATATTATTCAAACATACCAATTTGTGTTTAGATGGATATATTAGTAACAATAAAAGCATTTAGAAAATTTGACCAATAACTCCAGGTCATCATTTTGATCTTTAATTTCCTTGTATTCGTAATCTGATCATATTGGCTTTCAGTTTTATGCAAGCTATATCCCAAGGGTTTGCCCTTTTTAAAGGATGCGCAACATTAGGCCTGTTCTTTTGTTGGTTAGTTAATGCAACAACCCAGCTACCTGAATTTCGATGCGGCGAAATATGCCTGGAAACCCGATATTGACTATAAGAAATATCCTGAACGATACATGGTGGGTAAAGGTGAACAGGGAGTCCTGATCTGTGAACCTTACAAAAGTGAGATCGGGAAATATTGGCGCTTTAAAACAAAATCACTAGCGGAGGAAAGCAGCCAGAAAATCTATGAATTATTTAATGAATATTTAGCGGCCGGCGATTTTGTGGGTGCAGATATGGCCCGGAAATACTTGCAGATGGGGTACACGCGCGCACGTCGCTACGCGAATTACAGGGGAGGCAGGAAATATGATGCGGCGCAGGATCACGCCTTGTTGGAACGGGGTACAGGGGATCCGGAAAAAGCAGATGCGGCTAAAGTATTTTATGCCAGATGGAAAGCAGCGGAGGCAAATGAAGTTTACGCCGCCATGAAAAAGGACTGGAAGCATGCGAGGGGTTAAAAAGGAAAACTTACCACAAAAGATATGCGTTACATGCGGAAAACCGATTGTTTGGCGCAAAAAAGTGGGAAAAAGTTTGGGAAGAGGTCAAATACTGTTCGAAGAAATGCAAACGGAGCAAAACCCACTGATATTGACACTTAGGCTGGATGAGAAAAGCCAGGCATTCTTTAATAAAATGCGTAAGCGTCATTTCCCACCGGGCCGTAATTTTCTTAAAGCACATTTGACTTTATTCCACCGGTTGCCCAGTGAAGTGGTGACCAGGGAATATTTCAGGAGTTTGCAATGTCGCACCTTTGCAATGAAGGTTACCGGCTTGCGTCACCTCGGCGCAGGTGTGGCCTACGAAATTGATTCGGGAGAATTGCAGGAGTTTCATCGGAAATTAAGCCAATATTTTCACAAGGTGTTAATTCCACAGGACCGGCAACCATTCAAACCCCACATTACCATTCAAAATAAAGTGACGCCGGCGGCATCCAAAGATTTGCTGACTGAGCTAATGGGGAATTTCAAGCCATTTACGGTCACGGCCACCGGACTTGACTTATGGGAGTATCTTGGCGGTCCATGGCGTCACAGTTCAAGTTATGATTTTTTAAATGAACAATAGGGGACGGGTCCGAGGTAAAACATAGAAAGGAAACGTAAAAGAATACTGCAATCCTATCGCTAATTTAATTCCCATCTCGTCTTCTTACAAGACATGCAACGATATCGCTTTAGGGGAAGCCAGAATAGCAAAGTTTTCATGAGCAGGGTTCGTGGCACACACTTGAGTGATGAACGGGTATTTTTCCCACACGAACAGCTTGGGCTTACTTTGGGTGGCGTAGGGTATAAGTCAACGATCATGATAGGGGATATTATGTCCGCTCATCATTTGGTTTAATCAGGTATTCAAAGTTAAATACTAACGGTTGTTTTTTCAAAATGAAATTATAGGAACCCAAGTCCTGATCATCTGTATACCATACCCAGCTGCTTTTATTTCATTTTTGTGTATTTGATACCTTGGCTATTTTATGTATTTAAACTTTCGTTCTAATATAAATATTTTCAAACAATTTAAGAATAGCTCCGTTTTTTGTTAAACAAGATTTATGGACCAGGATACCCAAATAGCCTCATGGGGTATTGTTTAACCGGAAAATATGGAAAAGAAAAATACGCCACCCAAAAAAGGCACTGAAAGTGCTATAGATAAAAAGCTGGTAACGCAGCCAGAGAACGCGAAAACGGAAAGTTTGAAAGCTCATACTGCCGACGCCACCGGGGAATCAATGACCACGAATACTGGCCTTGCCATCAACGATGACCAAAATTCTTTAAAGGCCGGAGACCGGGGCCCAAGCCTGCTGGAAGATTTTATATTGCGGGAAAAGATCACGCATTTTGATCATGAACGCATTCCGGAGCGGGTGGTACATGCCCGCGGTTCTGGGGCGCATGGCATTTTCAAGGCCTATGGAAATGTTTCGAAAGCTACCAAAGCAAAATTTTTACTGGACACTGAAAGGGAAACTCCGTTGTTCGTCAGGTTCTCAACGGTGGCCGGCTCGAAAGGCTCTACCGATCTGGCCAGGGATGTCCGGGGCTTTGCCGTGCGGTTTTATACCGAAGAAGGAAACTTTGACCTGGTAGGCAATAACATGCCCGTATTTTTCATACAGGATGCGATGAAATTCCCTGACCTTATCCATGCCGTTAAGCCAGAGCCGGATAATGAGATCCCGCAGGCGGCTTCTGCTCACGATACTTTTTGGGATTTTATTTCATTAACGCCGGAATCTGCTCATATGATCATGTGGGCAATGAGCGACCGTGCGATTCCGCGCAGCCTCCGGATGATGGAAGGGTTCGGGGTACATACCTTCCGTTTCATCAACGAAGCAGGTAAGGCCAGTTTTGTTAAATTTCACTGGAAGCCCTTGTTAGGCGTTCATGCCGTGGCATGGGACGAGGCGCAGAATATTTCCGGTAAAGACCCGGATTTTCATCGCCGTGATCTTTGGGATGCTATCGAAAGCGGTTCCTTCCCGGAATGGGAGCTGGGCGTGCAGATCATACCGGAAGAAGACGAATTCAAGTTCGATTTCGATCTGCTTGATCCGACCAAGCTGGTGCCGGAGGAACTGGTGCCCGTTGAACGTATCGGTAAAATGACTTTGAACAGGAACCCGGACAATTTTTTTGCGGAGACCGAACAGGTCGCGTTTCACCTGGGACACATCGTACCCGGGATAGATTTCAGCAACGACCCCTTGCTGCAGGGCCGTCTGTTCTCTTATACGGATACCCAGCTGAGCCGCCTGGGAGGTCCTAACTTCCAAGAGATCCCGATCAATCGTCCGCTCAACGGCGTCCATAATAACCAGCGCGATGGGCATATGCGCCAAATGATCAATAAGGGAAAAACGAGTTACGGGCCAAATTCTTTAGCGAACAATGACCCGCAACAGGTGAAAGAAGCAAATGGCGGTTTTGTAAGTTACCAGGAGCGGATAGAGGCGCGCAAAATCAGGGCGAGGAACAAAAGTTTCTTTGATCATTTCAGCCAGGCAAATTTATTCTTCAACAGCCAGTCGCAGCCGGAAAAGAACCACATTATCGACGCATTAACTTTTGAACTTGGGAAGGTGAAAACCCTCGCGGTCCGTGAACGGATGCTGGGAATGCTCCTGCAGGTTGATGCGACACTGGCCAAAATGGTGGCTGACGGCCTTGGGCTGCAGGTACCTGAAGGACCTGTTCTTAACCAAAATATTCCGGCAGATGGCGATCCTGCAAATTATGCACCTGTTAAAGGTAAAAGCGCCGTAAAAATTTCACCTGCCTTAAGTATGGCCAATACCATCAAGGACACTATCAAAAGCCGTAAGATCGCGATCCTGGCAGCAGAGGGCGTAAAAGCACAATCCCTTAACACCGTCAAAGCTGCTTTGGAAGCCGAAGGCGCTGTTGCGGAGATTATCGCTCCGAAATTGGGATTGATCGATGATGGCATAGAGGCAGACCAGAGCTTTCTTGGTGCCGCTTCCGTATTGTTCGATGCGGTTTATGTGGCTGGTGGGAAGGGTTTGGATGCCGAGGCTAATGCTTTACATTTTCTGAACGAAGCGTTCAAACATTGTAAGGCTATCGCGTTTGAAGATGGAACGGAGGCGATATTGGCCGCTACCATTTTCTCGCAAAAAGTGAAAGATGATCCGGGCGTCATAACAGGAAAGGATCTGATCAAAAACTTTATTACCGCCATTAAAGGGCACAGGGTTTGGGAACGCGAAAAATCAAGGTTAATACCCGCATAAAATGGATGTCAACAATACCTTATTCTTCCAGGCAGCCCGAACCGGTGACCTGGATATCCTAAACCGGCTGCTTCGTGAAGGGATGGCAGTTAACAACCGTGACGAGAAAGGTTATACGCCATTGATCATTGCCTGTTACAACAACCAGCAGGACGCCGCAAAGCTGCTGCTGGAGGCGGGCGCAGATGTCAACACCGGGGACGCAGGCGGTAATACCGCGCTGATGGGGGTTTGCTTTAAGGGTTACCCGCTTATTGCCGACTTGTTGATTCGGTACGGGGCAAACCTTGATCTTCAGCATGGTAACGGCGGTACAGCGCTGATGTTCGCCGCCATGTTTGGACGCAACGACATGATCCGGTTATTGTTGGCGAACGGTGCAAACCGGAATCTAACGGATAACCGTGGGCTTAGCGCATTCGACCTGGCTGCGCAACAAGGCAATGAAGAAGCCATTGAAGTTTTAGAAAGTCAATAAACACATCATGTAACCAAAACAAAACATTCTTAAAATTAATTATATGGCCCTGCAGGTTTTCTGCGGGGCTTCCTGGTACACTGTATGAAACGAAAGAAAAACCTTTTTGAATGCTTTTCTGAATGGGCCACCAAAGCTACCGGCAGTTCTGCCGCCTTTATTCTCGCAGTGTCAGTGGTGGTTATTTGGGCTGCCACTGGCCCGATCGCCAAATATTCCCAGACCTGGCAGTTGATCATCAATACCGGGACGACCATTATTACATTTCTGATGGTTTTTCTGATCCAGAAATCACAAAACAAAGATTCCAAAGCGATCCATTTGAAACTGAATGAACTTATCGCTTCCCATGAAGGAACCAGCAACCGGATGGTGGATATAGAAAACCTGACCGAAAAGGAACTTGATCAGTTGCATAAGTTCTATGTGCAGATCGCTGAACTGGCAGAAAAGGAAGACGACCTGACTTGTACGCATTCTATCGATGCTGCCGAAGAGAATAACCGTGACAAAACTGAAAACCTTAAAAAACGGAAGTCTTATAGCAAATAAGAAAGGAAAATGCCTGAAGCAGATGAAATGGCCCGCGGCGATTTTATTGATTGAAAGTCAGCTTTGCCACATTACTGCTCAAATGCCGCAAACGTTTTTTACACTGATTGTTTATTAAGCGATCTATGAAAAATACATCTTTACCCTCTGATACAACGGTGGCCGGTATGGGTGCCGTGCCTCTTGAACAAGGTGTCCACTTCCGTGTTTGGGCACCGAACGCAGATGCTGTCTTTGTAAGCGGCAGTTTTAATAATTTTGATAAAACATCTGACCCGCTGGAAAGCGAAGGTAATGGTTACTGGGCAGGCACGGCAGCGGAGGCCAAAACCGGCGATGAATATAAGTATTTCCTCCAAACACCTTATGGTGAGTTTTTCCGGAATGATCCATATGCCAAACAGATGACCAACTCTGCAGGCAATGGCGTTATATATGACGGTAACCGGTTTGACTGGGGCGAAACTGAATACCAAATGCCCTCCTGGAATAAACTGGTGATCTACGAGCTTCATACCGGCACCTTTAATGTTAAAGAAGAAGGAAAGCCCGGGGATCTGTATGGTGTGATCCAAAAGCTGCCTTATTTGAAAGAGCTGGGGATCAATGCCATAGAGGTAATGCCTCCTTTCGAATTTCCCGGTGGCTTTTCCTGGGGATATAACCCTGCCCAGCCCTTCGCAATCGAATCGGAATACGGCGGCCCAGACGCGTTCAAAAGTCTGGTAAAAGCAGCACACGAGCAGGGCATCGCTGTCATCCTGGATGTGGTCTACAATCATTTCGGCCCAGGCGACCTCGATCTCTGGCAGTTTGATGGCTGGTCAGAGAACGGCAAAGGCGGTATCTATTTTTATAATGACTGGAAGTCGGAGACACCGTGGGGGGATACCCGCCCTGATTACGGCAGGGGAGAGGTCAGGCAATACTTGCGTGATAATGCCCTGATGTGGCTGGAAGAATACCGGGTGGACGGACTGCGTATGGATATGATCCCCTACATCAGGAATGTACACGCTGATGAGAGTCCGGGCAGCATGCTGGAAGACGGGCTTAGCCTGCTCCGCTGGATCAACGGCGAGATCGCTGAAAAATTTCCCTGGAAACTGACCATCGCAGAAGACCTGCACGGCCTGGATAGCATCACTAACCCGACCGATGGTGATGGCTTAGGCTTCGGTGCTCAATGGGATGGTGATTTCGTGCACCCGGTGCGCTACGCAATCATAGCTCCGGACGATGCAGAAAGGGATATGTACGCGATGGAAGCGGCGCTGATGCGACAATACAGCGGCAATCCCTTTCATAGGATCGTTTATACTGAAAGTCATGACGAAGTGGCCAATGGGAAAGCCCGGGTGGCCGAAGAAATTTCCGACGGTGACGTGAATAACTGGTATTCCAAAAAACGCGCATCGCTGGGAATGGCGATGGTGCTCACTTCGCCCGGGATCCCGATGATCTTTCAGGGACATGAGCTTCTGGAAGACCGCTGGTTTTCCGATACGGACCCCATTGACTGGAACCGGGAGAAGGAATTCAACGGATTCGTACACTTGCACCGCGACCTGATCCGTCTACGCTTGAATAAAGGCGGTATCAGCGAGGGATTAACCGGGCGAAACACCGAAGTCATCAGGGTAGATAATGAGAAGAAAATGCTGGTGTTTCAGCGCTGGCAGGAGGGAGTGGCGGGAGATACCACAGTCGTCGTGCTGAACTTCTCAGGACAAGCCTACTCCGATTATCGGATAGGCATGCCGGGCGCGGGACTGTGGAAGATTCGTTTCAACAGCGATTGGGAAGGCTATGACCAGGAGTTCGGCGATTATACCGTATTGGATACCAATGCTGAAGAACAGGAATGCGATGGATATCCGCATTCAGCCAGTATCTCGGCAGGACCCTACTCGGCCATTATACTTTCGCAGGATAAATGATCTTGGTGTGGGGAATGAACTTAACGATTGAAAGAATGAAGGGAAAATCTGTTTCGCGTTCTGTACCTGATCCTAAAGGAGGGCCAGATGACCGGGCAGCAATCCTGCTGTCGGATATATTGGGTAGTGTGTGGCTTTTGATTGCATTCCTCGCTCTTATTGGGTTTTACCTGCTTTGGAACTTCGGACTGATTAAAGGACTGCAACCATTTGACGAGGCTCCGTTTAATGTGCTTGACACGATACTGTCGATATTTGCTATCGTGCTTTCTGTTGCGGTTTTGATTAGTCAAAAGCGGCAGCGCCGTCTGGAAAAGATCCGCGAGCAGGTAGAATTCGAAGTAAACGTACGCGCTGAGCATGAGATCACCAAGATACTGGAAATGCTGCACACAATTCAGCAAAAGCTAGGTATAACCAATAATGATCAGGAACTGGAAGAAATGAAAAAAAAAACGGATATCGCTGACATTCACGAAAAGATCAGGAAGAACAGTTAACACATGATGATGCCCATTATGCGCAATTATTCGGTTGATGCACATTTTTCGTAAGCGACATTTTCTTTGGAGGTATTGATAACAATGAAAAAAGGTAATTCTCAAGAAATGGCTATTTTAGGCGGCGGGCCCGCTGCACTGTTCATATTCAAACGTTTGGTTGCCCGCAGACTGCCGGGTCTGAACATTACCATTTTTGAAAAAAATGACCGCCTCGGTTACGGCATGCCTTATGGGCACAATGGCGCGGCGGATGAACATGTCACCAATGTTTCCGGCAACGAAATCCCGGAATTGATGAACGATCTGGCTGACTGGATCAAAAAAGTTCCTAAAGATACGCTGGACAAGTATCATATTGCCCCGGGGAACTTTAATGACTATAAAGTCCTGCCGCGTTTGCTATTCGGACAGTATCTGAACGATCAGTTTAACCTGCTCCTTAAACAAGCCAGGGAAAAAGGAATCGAAACAACGG includes:
- a CDS encoding helix-turn-helix domain-containing protein, translated to MKNLGKNIRLLRHQKGWSQEETARQLAISIPAFSKIETGVTDINLSRLEQIAKLFELPVTELLSLGTARSDTDSETLGKLNAKVRNRELELADLQKKVIELYEELRHVKVTI
- a CDS encoding SOS response-associated peptidase family protein, with the translated sequence MCGHVEIGEQKDLKIITRDGGAYTAKSNTAGNPGSMLPVVTDTMPGKVQQFRWGLLSLDDDRIHSKNKHARVESLFLVPLWSELVGKKHCVVRVQAYFEYNPGQQVTYKVERADGQPMYIAGLWDIWIDIKTNILIPTFVMITVPPNSAIAGIHDRMPAIMERADVKDWINGSLSGQERVKELRMKPCPPQNMLITVHKDHK
- a CDS encoding Y-family DNA polymerase; this translates as MFAHVDINNCYVSCERLFNPALEGRVVVVLSNNDGCVIARSIEAKAIGIKMADAEFMVRQNLKENNAAIFSSNYALYADMSARLMNNLARYTYTLMVYSIDEAFMALGNISDLDLEKHTAAISENVMRHTGLPITVGVGPTMALAKLANKAAKKQKRNFLVLDTDEKVDATVRDFPIEDVWGVGHQYYHKLTEFGVKTAHDFRELKADFVRQHMTVQGWRLHQELWGKPCNIIKDVAERSKGIESSQSFNSYQTELEPLEEAVAMHAATVALKLRQQQSMALTLTIYLRTNKHNVKHDQHYPSITVKVPFAANTTYQLTRVAVQAIRAIYQPGYNYLKTGVRATGIIPAGEVQYHMFSVYEHSKEQKLSELMDGLNSRYGRGTVRLGADSFERKWIMKQEFLSHQYTTDWKDIIVTQ
- a CDS encoding LexA family protein yields the protein MLRLKQHREKRDVLGFRLPMLTHEEPELDISEIIVMDPDNTFFMRMGSDSMRGHCILKDHVLVIDRTLQPVPGSIVVFFHEGGFYTREYQPQGTKLILKADEPKDSISIENSETWVCWGVVTLTLNPVLQPQHRTGRYARVCTC
- a CDS encoding low affinity iron permease family protein; the encoded protein is MKRKKNLFECFSEWATKATGSSAAFILAVSVVVIWAATGPIAKYSQTWQLIINTGTTIITFLMVFLIQKSQNKDSKAIHLKLNELIASHEGTSNRMVDIENLTEKELDQLHKFYVQIAELAEKEDDLTCTHSIDAAEENNRDKTENLKKRKSYSK
- a CDS encoding DUF2256 domain-containing protein, whose protein sequence is MFGAKKWEKVWEEVKYCSKKCKRSKTH
- a CDS encoding alpha-amylase family glycosyl hydrolase — translated: MKNTSLPSDTTVAGMGAVPLEQGVHFRVWAPNADAVFVSGSFNNFDKTSDPLESEGNGYWAGTAAEAKTGDEYKYFLQTPYGEFFRNDPYAKQMTNSAGNGVIYDGNRFDWGETEYQMPSWNKLVIYELHTGTFNVKEEGKPGDLYGVIQKLPYLKELGINAIEVMPPFEFPGGFSWGYNPAQPFAIESEYGGPDAFKSLVKAAHEQGIAVILDVVYNHFGPGDLDLWQFDGWSENGKGGIYFYNDWKSETPWGDTRPDYGRGEVRQYLRDNALMWLEEYRVDGLRMDMIPYIRNVHADESPGSMLEDGLSLLRWINGEIAEKFPWKLTIAEDLHGLDSITNPTDGDGLGFGAQWDGDFVHPVRYAIIAPDDAERDMYAMEAALMRQYSGNPFHRIVYTESHDEVANGKARVAEEISDGDVNNWYSKKRASLGMAMVLTSPGIPMIFQGHELLEDRWFSDTDPIDWNREKEFNGFVHLHRDLIRLRLNKGGISEGLTGRNTEVIRVDNEKKMLVFQRWQEGVAGDTTVVVLNFSGQAYSDYRIGMPGAGLWKIRFNSDWEGYDQEFGDYTVLDTNAEEQECDGYPHSASISAGPYSAIILSQDK
- a CDS encoding catalase gives rise to the protein MEKKNTPPKKGTESAIDKKLVTQPENAKTESLKAHTADATGESMTTNTGLAINDDQNSLKAGDRGPSLLEDFILREKITHFDHERIPERVVHARGSGAHGIFKAYGNVSKATKAKFLLDTERETPLFVRFSTVAGSKGSTDLARDVRGFAVRFYTEEGNFDLVGNNMPVFFIQDAMKFPDLIHAVKPEPDNEIPQAASAHDTFWDFISLTPESAHMIMWAMSDRAIPRSLRMMEGFGVHTFRFINEAGKASFVKFHWKPLLGVHAVAWDEAQNISGKDPDFHRRDLWDAIESGSFPEWELGVQIIPEEDEFKFDFDLLDPTKLVPEELVPVERIGKMTLNRNPDNFFAETEQVAFHLGHIVPGIDFSNDPLLQGRLFSYTDTQLSRLGGPNFQEIPINRPLNGVHNNQRDGHMRQMINKGKTSYGPNSLANNDPQQVKEANGGFVSYQERIEARKIRARNKSFFDHFSQANLFFNSQSQPEKNHIIDALTFELGKVKTLAVRERMLGMLLQVDATLAKMVADGLGLQVPEGPVLNQNIPADGDPANYAPVKGKSAVKISPALSMANTIKDTIKSRKIAILAAEGVKAQSLNTVKAALEAEGAVAEIIAPKLGLIDDGIEADQSFLGAASVLFDAVYVAGGKGLDAEANALHFLNEAFKHCKAIAFEDGTEAILAATIFSQKVKDDPGVITGKDLIKNFITAIKGHRVWEREKSRLIPA
- a CDS encoding DUF4385 domain-containing protein; translated protein: MQQPSYLNFDAAKYAWKPDIDYKKYPERYMVGKGEQGVLICEPYKSEIGKYWRFKTKSLAEESSQKIYELFNEYLAAGDFVGADMARKYLQMGYTRARRYANYRGGRKYDAAQDHALLERGTGDPEKADAAKVFYARWKAAEANEVYAAMKKDWKHARG
- a CDS encoding ankyrin repeat domain-containing protein, translated to MDVNNTLFFQAARTGDLDILNRLLREGMAVNNRDEKGYTPLIIACYNNQQDAAKLLLEAGADVNTGDAGGNTALMGVCFKGYPLIADLLIRYGANLDLQHGNGGTALMFAAMFGRNDMIRLLLANGANRNLTDNRGLSAFDLAAQQGNEEAIEVLESQ
- a CDS encoding 2'-5' RNA ligase family protein, producing the protein MRKRHFPPGRNFLKAHLTLFHRLPSEVVTREYFRSLQCRTFAMKVTGLRHLGAGVAYEIDSGELQEFHRKLSQYFHKVLIPQDRQPFKPHITIQNKVTPAASKDLLTELMGNFKPFTVTATGLDLWEYLGGPWRHSSSYDFLNEQ
- a CDS encoding DUF1003 domain-containing protein; protein product: MKGKSVSRSVPDPKGGPDDRAAILLSDILGSVWLLIAFLALIGFYLLWNFGLIKGLQPFDEAPFNVLDTILSIFAIVLSVAVLISQKRQRRLEKIREQVEFEVNVRAEHEITKILEMLHTIQQKLGITNNDQELEEMKKKTDIADIHEKIRKNS